One Pseudonocardia abyssalis DNA segment encodes these proteins:
- a CDS encoding acyl-CoA dehydrogenase family protein produces the protein MSDLQTVLDGRWADVRNDVRAQMGELKLTPDPDASTEQYRAEIADAVRTLARSRRPHQGFDPAYGGDGDVGGVVAAFQMLGHGDLSLLVKAGVQWGLFGGALAALGTQRHHDAYLRDMMDGTLLGCFAMTETGHGSDVQHLRTTATYDADAGEFVIHTPEPGARKDYIGGAARDATMAAVFAQLVTRGPDEVSQTHGVHCFLVPIRTADGDAQPGVTISDCGVKAGLNGVDNGRLVFDSVRVPREALLNRYADVSPDGTYSSDITNETRRFFTMLGTLVRGRISVAGGAASAAEKALTLATRYGATRRQFSNPATGEEVVVLDYLVHQRKLLPAIATSYALHFAQNDLVGQMHELQKPGAVPDEERQRDLETRAAGIKAIGTWHATRTIQMCREACGGAGYLAENLLPALKADTDVFTTFEGDNTVLLQLVAKTLLSDYGRRVGQLDLRGKVRFGADLVAGTVLEKTGARSVLHRGDVRSRDYQRWLLAQREEHLIASGAQRMRKALAPGADQFAIFNGAQDHLLAAARAHVDRIVFDAFAAVADQHPLLDRVLALHGLSVIEGDRAWSVEHGYLTAARTKTVAKAINALCGELRPHARELVDGFGIPQNWLDCPLLDGERTQTSPADGQHADTLTAVG, from the coding sequence ATGAGTGACCTGCAGACCGTTCTCGACGGCCGCTGGGCCGACGTCCGCAACGACGTCCGGGCCCAGATGGGCGAGCTGAAGCTGACCCCCGACCCCGACGCGTCCACCGAGCAGTACCGCGCCGAGATCGCCGACGCCGTGCGCACGCTCGCGCGCAGCCGCCGCCCGCACCAGGGCTTCGACCCGGCCTACGGCGGCGACGGTGACGTCGGCGGCGTCGTCGCGGCGTTCCAGATGCTCGGCCACGGCGACCTGTCGCTGCTGGTCAAGGCCGGGGTGCAGTGGGGCCTGTTCGGCGGGGCGCTCGCGGCGCTGGGCACGCAGCGCCACCACGACGCGTACCTGCGCGACATGATGGACGGCACCCTGCTCGGCTGCTTCGCGATGACCGAGACCGGCCACGGCTCCGACGTGCAGCACCTGCGCACCACCGCCACCTACGACGCCGACGCGGGCGAGTTCGTCATCCACACCCCGGAGCCGGGCGCGCGCAAGGACTACATCGGCGGCGCCGCCCGCGACGCGACGATGGCGGCGGTGTTCGCACAGCTCGTCACGAGGGGCCCGGACGAGGTGTCGCAGACGCACGGCGTGCACTGCTTCCTCGTGCCGATCCGCACCGCCGACGGCGACGCGCAGCCCGGAGTCACGATCTCCGACTGCGGCGTGAAGGCCGGCCTCAACGGCGTCGACAACGGGCGGCTGGTCTTCGACTCCGTCCGCGTGCCCCGCGAGGCGCTGCTCAACCGCTACGCCGACGTCTCCCCCGACGGCACCTACTCCAGCGACATCACCAACGAGACCCGCCGCTTCTTCACCATGCTCGGCACGCTCGTGCGCGGCCGGATCAGCGTGGCGGGCGGTGCCGCGAGCGCCGCCGAGAAGGCCCTCACGCTGGCCACCCGCTACGGCGCCACCCGCCGGCAGTTCAGCAACCCGGCCACCGGCGAGGAGGTGGTGGTCCTCGACTACCTCGTCCACCAGCGCAAGCTGCTGCCCGCCATCGCCACGTCCTACGCGCTGCACTTCGCCCAGAACGACCTGGTCGGGCAGATGCACGAGCTGCAGAAGCCCGGCGCCGTCCCGGACGAGGAGCGCCAGCGCGACCTGGAGACCCGCGCCGCGGGGATCAAGGCGATCGGCACCTGGCACGCCACGCGCACCATCCAGATGTGCCGCGAGGCGTGCGGCGGTGCCGGCTACCTGGCCGAGAACCTGCTGCCCGCGCTCAAGGCCGACACCGACGTGTTCACCACGTTCGAGGGCGACAACACCGTCCTGCTGCAGCTCGTCGCGAAGACGCTGCTGTCGGACTACGGCCGCCGCGTCGGGCAGCTCGACCTGCGCGGCAAGGTCCGCTTCGGCGCCGACCTCGTCGCGGGCACGGTGCTGGAGAAGACCGGCGCGCGCTCGGTCCTGCACCGCGGCGACGTCCGCTCGCGCGACTACCAGCGGTGGCTGCTCGCCCAGCGCGAAGAGCACCTGATCGCGAGCGGCGCACAGCGGATGCGCAAGGCCCTTGCCCCCGGCGCCGACCAGTTCGCGATCTTCAACGGGGCCCAGGACCACCTGCTCGCCGCCGCCCGCGCGCACGTCGACCGGATCGTGTTCGACGCCTTCGCCGCGGTCGCCGACCAGCACCCGCTGCTCGACCGGGTCCTCGCGCTGCACGGACTCTCCGTGATCGAGGGTGACCGCGCGTGGTCTGTCGAGCACGGGTACCTGACGGCGGCCCGCACCAAGACCGTCGCGAAGGCGATCAACGCCCTGTGCGGCGAGCTCCGCCCGCACGCGCGGGAGCTGGTCGACGGCTTCGGCATCCCGCAGAACTGGCTCGACTGCCCCCTCCTCGACGGCGAGCGCACGCAGACGTCGCCGGCGGACGGACAGCACGCCGACACCCTCACCGCCGTCGGCTGA
- a CDS encoding winged helix-turn-helix transcriptional regulator, with product MFSSRCPSRSVLDHVTSKWAVLVLAALAVEPLRFSALRRRIDGVSEKMLAQTLRTLEADGFVDRVVTPTTPPQVTYSLTDLGRGLTGHLTGLLGFIQTRLPEIEAARST from the coding sequence GTGTTCAGCAGCAGGTGCCCCAGCCGGTCGGTCCTCGACCACGTCACGAGCAAGTGGGCGGTGCTCGTGCTGGCCGCGCTCGCCGTCGAGCCGCTGCGGTTCAGCGCGCTGCGTCGCCGGATCGACGGGGTGAGCGAGAAGATGCTGGCCCAGACGCTGCGCACGCTGGAGGCCGACGGGTTCGTCGACCGCGTGGTCACCCCCACCACCCCGCCGCAGGTCACCTACAGCCTCACCGACCTCGGCCGTGGCCTCACCGGGCACCTCACGGGGCTGCTCGGCTTCATCCAGACCCGCCTGCCCGAGATCGAGGCGGCCCGCAGCACCTGA
- a CDS encoding NAD(P)H-binding protein, whose protein sequence is MIAVTGVTGNLGRVVVDDLLTRVPATELVALARDPRKAADLADRGVDVRAGDYDDAASLRTAFAGVDVLLLVSSPDVTPGVRPRQHGTAIDAATAAGVGRIVYTSAIGAENGKGFLADHTTTEGLLRDSGVPHTLLRNTFYEEALVNPGLRAAVDAGEIVGADGGRPVNFATIRDLGLAASAVLTGDGHDGVAHELRGPLWTLADLAAVVSEVSGTPVAYRAAPSAELGGIGFVHDLIASGLFAEPSDDLEKLLGRPATSLRDAVTAALA, encoded by the coding sequence ATGATCGCTGTCACCGGAGTCACCGGGAACCTCGGCCGCGTCGTCGTCGACGACCTCCTCACCCGCGTCCCCGCCACCGAGCTCGTCGCGCTCGCCCGCGACCCGCGCAAGGCCGCCGACCTGGCCGACCGCGGCGTCGACGTCCGCGCGGGCGACTACGACGACGCCGCCTCGCTGCGCACCGCGTTCGCCGGCGTCGACGTGCTGCTGCTCGTCTCCTCCCCCGACGTGACGCCCGGCGTCCGCCCCCGCCAGCACGGCACCGCGATCGACGCCGCGACGGCCGCCGGCGTCGGCCGGATCGTCTACACCAGCGCGATCGGCGCGGAGAACGGCAAGGGCTTCCTCGCCGACCACACCACCACCGAGGGCCTGCTGCGCGACTCCGGCGTGCCGCACACGCTGCTGCGCAACACGTTCTACGAGGAGGCGCTGGTCAACCCGGGCCTGCGCGCGGCGGTCGACGCGGGCGAGATCGTGGGCGCCGACGGGGGCCGGCCCGTCAACTTCGCGACGATCCGCGACCTCGGCCTCGCCGCGTCCGCCGTGCTCACCGGCGACGGGCACGACGGCGTCGCCCACGAGCTGCGCGGTCCGCTCTGGACGCTCGCCGACCTCGCCGCAGTGGTGAGCGAGGTGTCGGGCACCCCGGTGGCCTACCGCGCCGCGCCGTCCGCGGAGCTCGGCGGCATCGGCTTCGTCCACGACCTCATCGCGTCAGGCCTGTTCGCCGAGCCCTCCGACGACCTGGAGAAGCTCCTCGGCCGTCCGGCCACGAGCCTGCGCGACGCCGTGACGGCCGCACTCGCCTGA
- a CDS encoding DUF998 domain-containing protein has translation MRGSRGSDLGSRAQGVAVGGVALFWLVSLVAGSLVPGYSVRGDYVSSLAGRGSSVAVFGIVAIAALGVAHLGAAAAGRGVVAVPLALAGLSGLTIAAFRTACPLGAAGCGTAPNDAPPDLAGTVHVLAVVGYEIALVAAMVVVAVRLVRTRPLAAALTVAAAVASVVLALNIGGPDLGAWQRAWLVVNTAWLVVAVTRLR, from the coding sequence GTGCGCGGGAGCCGTGGCTCCGACCTCGGTTCCCGCGCACAGGGGGTGGCCGTCGGCGGGGTCGCCCTGTTCTGGCTCGTCTCGCTCGTCGCCGGTTCGCTGGTCCCCGGCTACTCCGTCCGCGGCGACTACGTGTCCAGCCTGGCCGGGCGCGGGTCGTCGGTGGCCGTGTTCGGGATCGTCGCGATCGCCGCGCTCGGCGTCGCGCACCTCGGTGCGGCGGCCGCGGGGCGCGGGGTCGTCGCGGTCCCGCTCGCGCTGGCCGGGCTCTCCGGGCTGACGATCGCCGCGTTCCGCACGGCGTGCCCGCTCGGCGCGGCCGGCTGCGGGACGGCGCCGAACGACGCCCCGCCCGACCTCGCCGGCACCGTGCACGTCCTCGCCGTCGTCGGTTACGAGATCGCGCTGGTCGCGGCGATGGTCGTGGTGGCGGTGCGACTGGTGCGCACCCGGCCGCTCGCCGCCGCGCTCACGGTGGCCGCGGCCGTCGCGTCGGTGGTGCTGGCCCTGAACATCGGCGGCCCCGACCTCGGGGCGTGGCAGCGGGCGTGGCTCGTCGTCAACACCGCGTGGCTCGTGGTGGCGGTGACCCGCCTGCGCTGA
- a CDS encoding acyl-CoA synthetase gives MTFTPGTEAAIARTRQHSLGDLLRRSALRYPDKLAIVDGDRRVTFAEFDAAANRTAHALTARGLEKGDRLALLARNSYSYAVLAFATAKIGVVLVPVNFMLGASEIAFILTHSGASGMVAQDALAGTAAKALAEAGVEGGVRGWIGAEPAEGWEDVETWLGQGPDHDPEVAVGDDDPLRLMYTSGTESRPKGVMLSSRSLIAQYVSCTIDGGMSVDDIEVHSLPLYHCAQLDCFLSVDVYLGATSIILPGPDPATLLATVEREKATKLFCPPTVWISLLRHPDFDTRDLSSLRKGYYGASAMPVEVLKELSRRLPDVRFWNFYGQTEMSPLATILRPDEQLPRAGSAGRASINVETRLVDDDGQPVAPGEIGEIVHRSPHAALGYYEDEDKTASAFQDGWFHSGDLGIMTEDGYLSVVDRKKDMIKTGGENVASREVEEAIYQLEGVAEVAVFGISHPTWIEAVTAVVVAKEGVEVTVEQVDAHARTVLAGYKRPKYVVLADALPKNPSGKILKRELRSEHANLAQ, from the coding sequence GTGACGTTCACACCCGGCACCGAGGCCGCCATCGCCCGCACCCGTCAGCATTCTCTGGGTGACCTGCTGCGCCGCTCGGCACTGCGGTACCCCGACAAGCTCGCGATCGTCGACGGTGACCGGCGCGTCACGTTCGCGGAGTTCGACGCCGCCGCGAACCGCACCGCGCACGCGCTCACCGCGCGGGGCCTGGAGAAGGGCGACCGGCTCGCGCTGCTCGCCCGCAACTCCTACTCCTACGCGGTGCTCGCCTTCGCCACGGCGAAGATCGGCGTGGTGCTGGTGCCGGTCAACTTCATGCTCGGCGCCTCGGAGATCGCGTTCATCCTGACCCACTCCGGCGCGTCGGGGATGGTCGCGCAGGACGCGCTGGCCGGCACCGCGGCGAAGGCGCTCGCCGAGGCGGGCGTCGAGGGCGGGGTCCGCGGCTGGATCGGCGCCGAACCCGCCGAGGGCTGGGAGGACGTCGAGACCTGGCTGGGGCAGGGCCCCGACCACGACCCGGAGGTCGCCGTCGGCGACGACGACCCGCTGCGCCTGATGTACACCTCGGGTACGGAGTCGCGACCCAAGGGCGTGATGCTGTCGAGCCGCTCGCTCATCGCGCAGTACGTGAGCTGCACGATCGACGGCGGCATGAGCGTCGACGACATCGAGGTGCACTCGCTGCCGCTCTACCACTGCGCGCAGCTCGACTGCTTCCTCTCCGTCGACGTCTACCTCGGCGCCACCTCGATCATCCTGCCCGGGCCCGACCCGGCGACGCTGCTCGCGACCGTGGAGCGGGAGAAGGCGACGAAGCTGTTCTGCCCGCCGACGGTGTGGATCTCGCTGCTGCGCCACCCCGACTTCGACACCCGCGACCTGTCGTCGCTGCGCAAGGGGTACTACGGCGCATCGGCGATGCCGGTGGAGGTGCTCAAGGAGCTGTCGCGGCGGCTGCCCGACGTCCGGTTCTGGAACTTCTACGGCCAGACCGAGATGTCGCCGCTGGCCACGATCCTGCGACCGGACGAGCAGCTCCCGCGCGCCGGGTCGGCCGGGCGGGCGTCGATCAACGTGGAGACCCGCCTCGTCGACGACGACGGGCAGCCCGTCGCGCCGGGGGAGATCGGCGAGATCGTGCACCGGTCCCCGCACGCCGCGCTCGGCTACTACGAGGACGAGGACAAGACCGCGTCGGCGTTCCAGGACGGCTGGTTCCACTCCGGCGACCTGGGGATCATGACCGAGGACGGCTACCTCTCCGTCGTCGACCGCAAGAAGGACATGATCAAGACCGGTGGGGAGAACGTCGCGTCCCGCGAGGTCGAGGAGGCGATCTACCAGCTCGAGGGCGTCGCCGAGGTGGCCGTGTTCGGCATCTCCCACCCGACGTGGATCGAGGCCGTCACGGCGGTGGTGGTCGCGAAGGAGGGCGTCGAGGTCACCGTCGAGCAGGTGGACGCGCACGCCCGCACGGTGCTGGCCGGCTACAAGCGCCCCAAGTACGTCGTGCTGGCCGACGCGCTGCCGAAGAACCCGAGCGGCAAGATCCTCAAGCGGGAGCTGCGGTCGGAGCACGCGAACCTTGCCCAGTAG
- a CDS encoding MOSC domain-containing protein, which yields MTVTAIHRYPVKSMLGESLTRCTVGPTGVVGDRAYALIDSETGVVASAKVPRRWADLLAFSARFVTEPEAGAALPPVEITFPDGSVHRSDDADIDDALSSALGRPVHLAAEAPEGAYFEELWPDVEGLAPQQLIDDTTIRHEETGEVISKFDISAFGAKGTFFDLSPLHVLSEATLDHLRELAPDATFDARRYRPNFVVSGDAGFAENDWPGRSATLGGATVTFSFATMRCVMTTLEQGDLPRDVDTLRTIAKHNRIEIPQIGGVWACAGVYADVTEPGEVSVGDPHTEVSTS from the coding sequence ATGACGGTCACCGCGATCCACCGCTACCCGGTCAAGTCGATGCTCGGCGAGTCGCTCACGCGCTGCACCGTGGGCCCGACGGGGGTGGTCGGCGACCGCGCGTACGCGCTGATCGACTCCGAGACCGGTGTCGTCGCGAGTGCGAAGGTCCCGCGCCGCTGGGCCGACCTCCTCGCCTTCTCCGCCCGCTTCGTCACCGAGCCGGAGGCCGGGGCCGCGCTGCCGCCGGTGGAGATCACGTTCCCGGACGGCTCGGTGCACCGCAGCGACGACGCCGACATCGACGACGCCCTCTCCTCCGCGCTCGGGCGCCCCGTGCACCTGGCCGCCGAGGCGCCGGAGGGTGCGTACTTCGAAGAGCTGTGGCCCGACGTCGAGGGCCTCGCGCCGCAGCAGCTCATCGACGACACCACGATCCGGCACGAGGAGACCGGCGAGGTGATCAGCAAGTTCGACATCTCCGCGTTCGGCGCGAAGGGCACGTTCTTCGACCTCTCCCCGCTGCACGTGCTCAGCGAGGCCACGCTCGACCACCTGCGCGAGCTCGCCCCCGACGCCACCTTCGACGCCCGCCGCTACCGGCCGAACTTCGTGGTGAGCGGCGACGCCGGCTTCGCCGAGAACGACTGGCCGGGCCGCAGCGCCACCCTCGGCGGCGCCACCGTCACGTTCTCCTTCGCCACCATGCGCTGCGTGATGACGACGCTCGAGCAGGGCGACCTGCCCCGCGACGTCGACACCCTGCGCACCATCGCGAAGCACAACCGCATCGAGATCCCGCAGATCGGCGGCGTGTGGGCGTGCGCGGGCGTCTACGCCGACGTGACCGAGCCGGGCGAGGTCTCCGTCGGTGATCCGCACACGGAGGTGTCGACGTCCTGA
- a CDS encoding ABC transporter ATP-binding protein, translating into MIELDAVTKVYQAGKVSVRALDSVDLSIDEGDLVAIMGPSGSGKSTMMNILGCLDVPTTGHYRLSGTDVVGMRENALADLRNKRIGFVFQSFNLIPRTSAARNVELPLVYAGVGRRERRDRARDALARVGLDGRGGSMPNELSGGQQQRVAIARALVTRPAMILADEPTGNLDTVSTNEVMQLLVELNDAGRTVVLITHEDEVSAFARRVVRLRDGRIVSDVRQKELRS; encoded by the coding sequence ATGATCGAGCTCGACGCGGTGACGAAGGTCTACCAGGCCGGCAAGGTGTCCGTCCGCGCGCTCGACTCCGTCGACCTCTCGATCGACGAGGGCGACCTCGTCGCGATCATGGGCCCGTCGGGGTCCGGCAAGTCGACGATGATGAACATCCTCGGCTGCCTCGACGTCCCGACGACCGGCCACTACCGGCTCAGCGGCACCGACGTCGTCGGGATGCGGGAGAACGCGCTCGCGGACCTGCGCAACAAGCGCATCGGCTTCGTCTTCCAGTCCTTCAACCTCATCCCGCGGACGAGCGCGGCGCGCAACGTCGAGCTGCCGCTCGTCTACGCCGGGGTGGGCCGCCGCGAGCGCCGCGACCGTGCCCGCGACGCACTGGCCCGCGTCGGTCTCGACGGCCGCGGCGGCAGCATGCCCAACGAGCTCTCCGGCGGGCAGCAGCAGCGCGTCGCGATCGCCCGCGCCCTGGTGACGCGGCCGGCGATGATCCTGGCCGACGAGCCCACCGGGAACCTCGACACCGTCTCCACCAACGAGGTCATGCAGCTGCTGGTCGAGCTGAACGACGCCGGGCGCACCGTCGTCCTGATCACCCACGAGGACGAGGTGTCCGCGTTCGCGCGGCGCGTGGTCCGGCTGCGCGACGGCCGGATCGTCAGCGACGTCCGGCAGAAGGAGCTGCGCTCGTGA
- a CDS encoding ABC transporter permease: protein MNVWEAARLAFRGLRANKLRSGLTTLGIIIGVAAVIILVALGNGIQSGFTDSFGSLATQITVSANQEGTNGTPRDLTDADVDALADPADAPDVATATPIVSGPVTVQLPGGTQFRSSVTGTTADYLDVTDRALVVGRMFDDAERRAKVAVLAPGPVEDLFGGDAGAALGSEVRIGRTAFRVIGVVEATGQDDTVITPLGTARSFLLGGGDAVDTVVVVARSPETVPDALAQVTTILDDRHSIDEPAERDYTATAQQSLLDQVNQTLGFLTLFTVAVAAISLIVGGIGVANIMLVTVTERTREIGIRKAIGARKRAILQQFLLESTILAGFGGLVGILIGVGFSTAAAILLPQAIPDFPPPVVDVNSVLISFGISLLIGLVAGGYPANRAARLRPIEALRFQ from the coding sequence ATGAACGTCTGGGAGGCCGCCCGCCTCGCGTTCCGCGGGCTACGCGCCAACAAGCTCCGCTCCGGCCTCACGACGCTCGGCATCATCATCGGCGTCGCCGCGGTGATCATCCTGGTGGCGCTGGGCAACGGCATCCAGAGCGGGTTCACCGACTCGTTCGGCTCGCTGGCCACGCAGATCACGGTGAGCGCCAACCAGGAGGGCACGAACGGCACGCCGCGCGACCTCACCGACGCCGACGTCGACGCGCTCGCCGACCCCGCCGACGCACCCGACGTCGCCACCGCCACCCCGATCGTCAGCGGGCCGGTCACGGTGCAGCTGCCGGGCGGGACGCAGTTCCGCTCCTCGGTGACCGGCACGACCGCGGACTACCTCGACGTCACCGACCGCGCGCTGGTCGTGGGCCGCATGTTCGACGACGCCGAGCGGCGGGCCAAGGTCGCGGTGCTGGCGCCGGGCCCGGTCGAGGACCTCTTCGGCGGCGACGCCGGGGCGGCGCTGGGCAGCGAGGTGCGGATCGGGCGCACCGCGTTCCGGGTGATCGGGGTCGTCGAGGCCACCGGCCAGGACGACACCGTGATCACGCCGCTCGGCACCGCGCGCAGCTTCCTGCTCGGCGGCGGCGACGCCGTGGACACCGTGGTCGTGGTCGCCCGCTCGCCGGAGACGGTGCCGGACGCTCTCGCGCAGGTCACCACGATCCTGGACGACCGCCACTCCATCGACGAGCCCGCCGAGCGCGACTACACCGCCACCGCCCAGCAGAGCCTGCTGGACCAGGTCAACCAGACGCTCGGGTTCCTCACCCTGTTCACCGTGGCCGTCGCTGCGATCTCGCTGATCGTCGGTGGCATCGGCGTCGCGAACATCATGCTCGTCACCGTCACCGAGCGGACCCGCGAGATCGGCATCCGCAAGGCCATCGGTGCCCGGAAGCGGGCCATCCTGCAGCAGTTCCTGCTGGAGTCGACGATCCTCGCCGGGTTCGGCGGGCTCGTCGGCATCCTCATCGGCGTGGGGTTCTCCACCGCGGCCGCGATCCTGCTGCCGCAGGCGATCCCGGACTTCCCGCCGCCCGTCGTCGACGTCAACTCGGTGCTGATCTCGTTCGGGATCAGCCTGCTCATCGGCCTGGTCGCCGGTGGTTACCCGGCCAACCGTGCAGCGCGGTTGCGCCCCATCGAAGCGCTGAGGTTCCAATGA
- a CDS encoding efflux RND transporter periplasmic adaptor subunit has product MKIALSHVRVVAAVGAVLALAACSGESAPPPVVRVDRGLVATSVTASGSLVAITEQNLGFAEGGQLAEVLVAVGDRVQAGDVLARLENFALEQALEQSRAQLDQARANLAKITGANSVEQAQASLDQASTILTATQEQVDATNSANDVATERARVQLDFDRGQLDRAEEQLARDRAGCSSSPPPTTTKPAQSEGLLTGSTAPSQATTPVVTDPECEAIPADETAVQQARGTVIASETALDTAEQRENVDEASGRLSVEQARNSVVTAQNTLDQAGSDRPADTSAQEAMVRDAEAGVALAQRNLDDTALRAPVAGVVSQINGAVGEFVGAASGTTSLAPGSSARLPGVTDSSGTGAGAATAGGGAFLVLNDVDSFQLVVPFEESDAARVQPGQAVDVTVDAVPGLTVPASVLAVAPTGADVSGIVNYYATVVLNRSDPQLRDGQTADAAVRVESVENVLRVPSSTVRTEEGRRVVSVPGVDGGDPVTTPFTPGAVGDEYTEVRSGLREGQEVLLPQAQVSSAPGGPPQN; this is encoded by the coding sequence ATGAAGATCGCTCTGTCCCACGTCCGGGTCGTCGCCGCCGTCGGGGCGGTGCTCGCGCTCGCCGCCTGCAGCGGGGAGTCGGCGCCACCACCGGTCGTCCGGGTCGACCGCGGGCTCGTCGCCACCAGCGTCACCGCGTCCGGGTCGCTCGTCGCGATCACCGAGCAGAACCTCGGGTTCGCCGAGGGCGGGCAGCTCGCCGAGGTGCTCGTGGCGGTCGGCGACCGCGTGCAGGCCGGCGACGTGCTCGCGCGCCTGGAGAACTTCGCCCTCGAGCAGGCGCTGGAGCAGAGCCGGGCGCAGCTCGACCAGGCCCGCGCGAACCTCGCGAAGATCACCGGGGCCAACTCGGTGGAGCAGGCGCAGGCGTCACTGGACCAGGCGAGCACGATCCTGACCGCGACGCAGGAGCAGGTCGACGCCACGAACAGCGCGAACGACGTGGCCACCGAGCGGGCGCGGGTCCAGCTCGACTTCGACCGCGGGCAGCTGGACCGGGCGGAGGAGCAGCTGGCGCGCGACCGGGCCGGATGCAGCTCGTCCCCGCCGCCGACGACCACCAAGCCCGCGCAGTCGGAGGGCCTCCTCACCGGGTCGACGGCGCCGAGCCAGGCCACCACGCCGGTCGTCACGGACCCCGAGTGCGAGGCCATCCCCGCCGACGAGACCGCCGTGCAGCAGGCCCGCGGCACCGTCATCGCCTCGGAGACCGCGCTCGACACCGCCGAGCAGCGCGAGAACGTCGACGAGGCCTCCGGCCGGCTGTCGGTCGAGCAGGCCCGCAACAGCGTCGTGACCGCGCAGAACACCCTCGACCAGGCCGGCTCCGACCGCCCGGCCGACACGAGCGCGCAGGAGGCGATGGTCCGCGACGCCGAGGCCGGCGTGGCCCTGGCCCAGCGGAACCTCGACGACACCGCGCTGCGCGCCCCCGTCGCCGGAGTCGTCTCGCAGATCAACGGGGCCGTCGGCGAGTTCGTCGGCGCCGCGTCCGGCACCACCTCGCTCGCCCCCGGCAGCAGCGCGCGCCTGCCCGGCGTCACCGACTCCTCCGGCACCGGCGCGGGCGCCGCGACGGCCGGGGGCGGGGCGTTCCTGGTGCTCAACGACGTCGACTCGTTCCAGCTCGTCGTGCCGTTCGAGGAGTCCGACGCGGCGCGCGTGCAGCCGGGCCAGGCCGTCGACGTCACGGTGGACGCGGTGCCCGGGCTGACCGTGCCGGCCTCGGTGCTCGCCGTGGCCCCGACCGGCGCCGACGTCTCCGGCATCGTCAACTACTACGCCACCGTCGTGCTCAACCGCAGCGACCCGCAGCTGCGCGACGGCCAGACCGCCGACGCCGCCGTCCGCGTCGAGTCGGTGGAGAACGTGCTGCGGGTGCCGTCCTCGACGGTGCGCACGGAGGAGGGCCGCCGCGTCGTCAGCGTCCCCGGCGTCGACGGCGGCGACCCGGTGACGACGCCGTTCACCCCCGGCGCGGTGGGCGACGAGTACACCGAGGTGCGCTCCGGGCTGCGCGAGGGCCAGGAGGTCCTGCTCCCCCAGGCCCAGGTGTCGTCGGCCCCCGGCGGCCCGCCGCAGAACTGA
- the map gene encoding type I methionyl aminopeptidase, which produces MTVLKTPSEIDAIDAAGTVVASVLAAVRAAAAPGVRPSDLDDLASDLIAQAGAVSSFRGYHPQWAPGPYPAVLCVSVDDAVVHGIPSTDPLADGALLSVDFAVHLDGWCADAAFSTVVGTPSPGDQALIDTAERALAAGIAAAVPGARMGDVAHAIGSVARGARYGMLADHGGHGVGRAMHESPPVPNEGKAGKGPRLKPGLVIAIEPMLTHGTDRYRHDPDGWTLRTADGSRAAHAEHTIAVTDAGPRVLTTR; this is translated from the coding sequence ATGACCGTGCTGAAGACGCCGTCCGAGATCGACGCGATCGACGCCGCCGGGACCGTCGTCGCCTCCGTGCTGGCCGCCGTCCGGGCCGCGGCGGCCCCCGGCGTCCGCCCGAGCGATCTGGACGACCTGGCCTCGGACCTGATCGCTCAGGCGGGGGCGGTGTCGAGCTTCCGCGGCTACCACCCGCAGTGGGCGCCCGGGCCGTACCCGGCGGTGCTGTGCGTCAGCGTCGACGACGCGGTGGTGCACGGGATCCCGTCCACCGACCCGCTCGCCGACGGCGCGCTGCTCAGCGTCGACTTCGCCGTGCACCTCGACGGCTGGTGCGCCGACGCGGCGTTCTCCACGGTCGTGGGCACCCCGTCACCCGGTGACCAGGCCCTCATCGACACCGCCGAGCGCGCGCTCGCCGCCGGGATCGCCGCGGCCGTGCCGGGGGCGCGGATGGGCGACGTCGCGCACGCGATCGGGTCGGTGGCCCGCGGCGCGCGCTACGGGATGCTCGCCGACCACGGCGGGCACGGCGTCGGGCGGGCGATGCACGAGTCGCCGCCCGTGCCCAACGAGGGGAAGGCCGGGAAGGGCCCGCGGCTGAAGCCCGGTCTGGTGATCGCGATCGAGCCGATGCTCACCCACGGCACCGACCGCTACCGCCACGACCCCGACGGCTGGACCCTGCGCACCGCCGACGGCAGCCGAGCGGCGCACGCGGAGCACACGATCGCGGTGACGGACGCGGGTCCGCGGGTGCTGACGACCCGCTGA